One genomic window of Anguilla anguilla isolate fAngAng1 chromosome 13, fAngAng1.pri, whole genome shotgun sequence includes the following:
- the LOC118211710 gene encoding keratin, type I cytoskeletal 18-like — protein sequence MSYRSTAYSVHSSGGMPSANISMNRSGSGPAYRASSIYGGAGGQGARISSASFSSLRSAAAPGASFSSYQMSSGGGGGGGGGGFGGGLSFGAGGAGGAGGGGMIMGNEKGAMQNLNDRLATYLETVRNLEQANRKLELQIREALEKGGPDAHDHDRYRDVLENLRKQVFDMTVDNSRLVLQIDNARLAADDFKVKYESELTIRKSVEADIAGLRRVIDDTNVGRLNLESEVEAVNEELSFLKKNHDNEVMELRQQVAHSGVQVDVDAPKGQDLSQVMEDMRANYEKMAMKNAEELKVWHESQISVVQVQVSQNTEALQGARTEMGDLQKQVQTLEIELMSQKNLKSSLEDTLRDIDMRQNMEMEKYNTIILQLEAELTNLRNNIQHQTQEYEALLNIKVKLEAEIATYRSLLDGGDFRLQDALVGSKGMKDEK from the exons ATGAGCTACAGGTCCACCGCCTACTCGGTCCACAGCAGCGGCGGCATGCCGTCCGCCAACATCTCCATGAACCGCTCCGGGTCCGGCCCCGCCTACCGGGCCTCCAGCATCtacggcggggcggggggccaGGGGGCGCGCATCTCCTCGGCCTCCTTCTCCAGCCTCCGCAGCGCTGCGGCCCCCGgggcctccttctcctcctaCCAGATGAGCAGCggcggagggggcggcggcggtggcggcgggtTCGGTGGCGGGCTCAGTTTTGGGGCCGGCGGGGCCGGCGGCGCCGGGGGCGGCGGTATGATCATGGGCAACGAGAAGGGCGCCATGCAGAACCTGAACGACCGGCTGGCCACGTACCTGGAGACGGTGCGCAACCTGGAGCAGGCCAACAGGAAGCTGGAGCTGCAGATACGGGAGGCCCTGGAGAAGGGGGGCCCCGACGCCCACGACCACGACCGCTACAGGGACGTCCTGGAAAACCTGCGCAaacag GTCTTTGATATGACGGTGGACAACTCCCGCCTCGTGCTCCAGATTGACAATGCCCGTTTAGCAGCAGACGACTTCAAAGTGAA GTATGAGTCGGAGCTGACCATCCGGAAGTCGGTGGAGGCCGACATCGCCGGGCTGAGGAGGGTGATCGACGACACCAACGTGGGCCGTCTGAACCTGGAGAGCGAGGTGGAGGCGGTGAACGAGGAGCTCAGCTTCCTCAAGAAGAACCACGATAAC GAAGTCATGGAGCTGCGTCAACAGGTCGCTCATTCGGGAGTTCAGGTGGACGTGGACGCCCCCAAGGGGCAGGACCTATCTCAGGTCATGGAGGATATGAGAGCAAACTACGAGAAGATGGCGATGAAGAACGCAGAAGAGCTAAAAGTGTGGCACGAATCACAG ATCTCAGTGGTGCAGGTGCAGGTATCTCAGAACACCGAGGCCCTTCAAGGGGCCCGGACAGAGATGGGCGACCTACAGAAACAAGTTCAGACACTGGAGATTGAACTCATGTCACAGAAGAACTTG AAATCTTCCCTAGAGGACACTCTGAGGGACATAGACATGCGCCAGAACATGGAGATGGAGAAGTACAACACCATAATCCTGCAGTTGGAGGCAGAGCTTACAAACCTGCGCAACAACATCCAGCACCAGACCCAGGAGTACGAGGCGCTGCTCAACATCAAGGTCAAGCTGGAGGCCGAGATCGCCACCTACAGGAGCCTGCTGGATGGCGGGGATTTCAG GCTCCAGGATGCTCTCGTAGGGTCTAAAGGCatgaaagatgaaaaatga
- the LOC118211516 gene encoding intermediate filament protein ON3-like: protein MSMRTKKTTSYSVVSSGTAPRSFSSLSYAGSGRHGYGGGGSFGGASRGAGGSFRAGGGGGYISSSAAYGGGMGLGMAAGGGAGMGMGMGTGMGMGMGMGFGAVTPVTAVTVNKSLLAPLNLEIDPSIQVIRTQEKEQIKTLNNRFASFIDKVRYLEQQNKMLETKWSLLQGQTTTRSNIDAMFEAYIANLRRQLVSLANDKAKLESDLDNMQGLVEDFKNKYEDEINKRTECENDFVVIKKDVDEAYMMKVELEAKLDGLTDELNFLRSIYEEELRELQNQVKDTSVVVEMDNSRKLDMDSIVAEVRAQYEDIANRSRAEAESWYKTKYEEIQTSASRYGDDLKSTKGEIADLNRAIVRIQSEIELVKGQRGNLENQIAEAEERGEMAVRDAKHRINDLEEALFRAKQDMARQIREYQDLLNVKLALDIEIATYRKLLEGEEDRLASGIKSISVSKQSYAPNYSSFPMESARTSYSSYSSGYGGGYGGGYGKGTGGGSSFSSGTGSGVSMSSGTGGGVRISSGTGGGVSISGGIGGDIDGDDYSTITQSKKSLVIKMIETKDGEVVSESSDVIEDSE, encoded by the exons ATGTCGATGAGAACCAAGAAGACCACCAGCTACTCGGTGGTTTCGTCCGGGACGGCCCCCCGCAGCTTCAGCAGTCTGTCCTACGCTGGCTCCGGTCGCCACGGctacggcggcggcggctccttCGGGGGCGCCAGCAGAGGCGCAGGGGGCAGTTTCAGGGCTGGCGGCGGTGGCGGGTACATTTCCAGCTCTGCGGCCTACGGAGGGGGCATGGGGCTGGGCATGGCGGCGGGAGGGGGTGCgggcatgggcatgggcatgggcacgggcatgggcatgggcatgggcatgggTTTTGGTGCTGTTACCCCTGTCACCGCTGTCACCGTAAACAAGAGCCTGCTCGCACCCCTCAATCTGGAGATTGACCCTTCCATCCAAGTCATCCGCACACAAGAGAAAGAACAAATCAAGACCCTCAACAACAGATTCGCCTCCTTCATCGATAAG GTGAGATACCTGGAGCAGCAGAACAAGATGCTGGAGACCAAGTGGAGCCTCCTCCAGGGTCAGACAACCACCCGCTCCAACATCGACGCCATGTTTGAGGCCTACATCGCCAACCTGCGCAGACAGCTGGTCAGCCTGGCCAATGACAAGGCAAAGCTGGAGTCCGACCTGGACAACATGCAGGGACTCGTCGAGGACTTCAAGAATAA GTACGAAGACGAGATCAACAAGCGCACCGAATGTGAGAATGACTTTGTGGTCATCAAAAAG GATGTGGACGAGGCCTACATGATGaaggtggagctggaggccaAGCTGGACGGGCTCACGGACGAGCTGAACTTCCTGAGGTCCATCTATGAGGAG GAGCTGCGTGAGCTGCAGAACCAGGTGAAGGACACCTCCGTGGTGGTGGAGATGGACAACAGCCGCAAGCTGGACATGGACTCCATCGTGGCCGAAGTGCGCGCCCAGTACGAGGACATCGCCAACCGCAGCCGCGCCGAGGCCGAGTCCTGGTACAAGACCAAG TATGAGGAGATACAGACTTCTGCTAGCAGATATGGGGATGACCTGAAGTCCACAAAGGGAGAGATTGCTGACCTCAACCGAGCAATCGTGAGGATCCAGTCTGAGATTGAACTCGTCAAGgggcag CGCGGCAACTTGGAAAACCAGATCGCTGAGGCGGAGGAGCGCGGCGAAATGGCTGTGAGGGACGCCAAGCACCGCATCAATGACCTGGAGGAGGCCCTGTTCAGGGCTAAGCAGGACATGGCTCGTCAGATTAGAGAGTACCAGGACCTGCTGAATGTTAAGCTGGCCCTGGACATTGAGATCGCCACCTACAGGAAGCTGctggaaggagaggaggacag GCTGGCCAGTGGGATCAAGAGCATCAGCGTCTCCAAACAGAGCTATGCCC CAAATTACAGCTCCTTCCCCATGGAGAGCGCCAGGACCAGCTACAGCAGCTACAGCAGCGGCTACGGGGGAGGCTATGGGGGCGGCTACGGGAAAGGCACTGGCGGTGGCTCTAGCTTTAGCAGCGGCACTGGCAGTGGTGTCAGCATGAGCAGCGGAACCGGTGGCGGTGTTAGAATTAGCAGCGGTACCGGTGGCGGTGTTAGCATTAGCGGTGGAATTGGCGGAGACATCGATGGCGACGATTACAGTACAATCACCCAGTCCAAGAAGAGCCTTGTGATCAAGATGATTGAGACCAAGGACGGAGAGGTTGTGTCCGAGTCCTCGGACGTCATCGAGGATTCTGAGTGA